The following coding sequences are from one Dreissena polymorpha isolate Duluth1 chromosome 8, UMN_Dpol_1.0, whole genome shotgun sequence window:
- the LOC127840749 gene encoding uncharacterized protein LOC127840749 has protein sequence MPSGYSATLVWGTVVILSLTSISPSSCDGDFNELVQYDADDVRQFLFGGKSGDGSLILPPPGHQLVGTSGTGENCNDPILIIHGADPCRQMKTGKTYTDGQTCNGFFRCSEGRSLPSSCSQGHSYNVLSGGCLPDFSCMQASLDKHPCTEGTTLPVPGQPHLFYLWDGRKSVTEMTCPRGLWYNHNICTCDWIIPGKTFGKQGCSPMFHFGYGGSFLEEFNRVPQSPNTAVSIYRNSALFAKGGEILLWVMNDIDMDSEWALCFEFLTRTYRDEVALVSNDWQGLPFTYKLTHHPARHVVMGYFRMKDGTVVELVIVGVSPHKPHFLRLAKQGSTLKMRVDNMPAATVDIEAGVASSPTPMVLGAAEGCTGFRGFFDELKFFRCVPEDFFHDYEGTV, from the exons ATGCCTAGCGGATACTCAGCCACGCTAGTCTGGGGAACAGTGGTGATCCTTTCTCTTACATCCATATCACCTAGCAGCTGTGACGGCGACTTCAACGAGCTAGTTCAATACGACGCCGATGACGTCAGGCAGTTTTTATTCGGCGGCAAGTCCGGTGATGGTTCCCTCATATTGCCACCTCCGGGGCACCAACTTGTCGGAACTTCCGGCACCGGTG AAAATTGCAACGATCCCATACTAATTATTCACGGTGCAGATCCATGTCGACAAATGAAGACCGGAAAGACGTACACGGACGGGCAGACGTGCAACGGGTTCTTCCGGTGCTCTGAGGGTCGATCGCTGCCGTCATCATGTTCACAGGGCCACTCGTACAACGTGCTCAGCGGAGGATGCCTCCCCGATTTCTCGTGCATGCAGGCGTCTCTCGATAAACACC CCTGCACTGAAGGCACCACACTTCCGGTTCCGGGTCAGCCCCACCTGTTCTACCTGTGGGACGGTCGCAAGAGCGTTACGGAGATGACGTGTCCGCGGGGTCTCTGGTACAACCATAACATCTGCACGTGTGACTGGATCATCCCGGGAAAAACGTTCGGCAAACAGG GCTGCAGCCCGATGTTCCATTTCGGTTACGGTGGCAGTTTCCTCGAGGAGTTCAACAGGGTCCCGCAGTCCCCCAACACAGCCGTGTCGATCTACCGGAACTCGGCACTCTTCGCGAAGGGAG GCGAGATCCTGTTATGGGTGATGAACGACATCGACATGGACAGTGAATGGGCGCTCTGCTTTGAGTTCCTCACGCGCACCTACAGGGACGAGGTGGCGCTCGTCTCAAACGACTGGCAGGGGCTTCCGTTCACGTACAAACTGACGCACCATCCGGCCCGGCATGTCGTGATGGGATACTTCCGCATGAAGGATGGCACTGTGGTGGAGCTCGTCATTGTCGGAGTG TCGCCGCACAAGCCACACTTTCTGCGCCTGGCTAAACAAGGGTCCACACTGAAGATGCGAGTGGACAACATGCCTGCCGCCACTGTTGATATAG aAGCGGGTGTGGCTTCATCCCCTACCCCGATGGTGTTAGGCGCAGCGGAGGGCTGTACAGGTTTCCGCGGCTTCTTCGATGAG CTGAAGTTCTTCCGCTGTGTACCTGAGGATTTCTTTCACGACTACGAGGGTACCGTATGA